From one Parambassis ranga chromosome 5, fParRan2.1, whole genome shotgun sequence genomic stretch:
- the ccnb3 gene encoding G2/mitotic-specific cyclin-B3 isoform X1: protein MPFTRGKKPTTRAGSKIPKLSATSAENQEEGPQVKRSSSPPHGAPKKRTAFIDITNAVDLTDGWLSSDASFKRAHKVQFSIPGKKKEAGKKTEKKTSVTSVSAKSRTNLKKLLSASSEETDREKTDSEEDENSSKDETAPVEELVNPVPPAVREVPAHLRKQHIPQEFDIDSENSEDCYMCPEYAKDIFDYLKRREEKFVLTNYMTRQPSLNAEMRAILIDWLVEVQENFELYHETLYLAVTMADHFLSKTVVLREMLQLVGSTTMLLASKFEERSPPCVDDFLYICDDAYKREELIAMEANILRTLSFDINIPIPYRFLRRYSKCVNAGMDTLTLARYYCEMSLMEMDLVTERGSLLASACLLLALVTKDLGGWSPILQFHSGYQTSDVAPVVRKLYFMLLAPPDDKLKAIRSKYSHKVFFESACLPLVDIDVLEKALASQ, encoded by the exons ATGCCGTTTACGAGGGGGAAGAAACCCACCACAAGAGCTGGGAGCAAGATCCCCAAGCTGTCCGCGACCAGCGCGGAGaaccag gaggAAGGCCCGCAGGTGAAGaggtcctcctctcctcctcatggAGCGCCTAAGAAGAGGACGGCTTTCATCGACATCACTAAT GCTGTGGATCTGACCGATGGTTGGCTCAGCAGTGACGCCAGCTTCAAGAGA GCTCATAAGGTTCAGTTCAGCATCCCGGGCAAGAAGAAGGAAGCGGGGAAGAagactgaaaagaaaacaagtgtCACCTCTGTGTCAGCAAAGAGTCGAACCAACCTGAAGAA GTTGTTGTCTGCGAGCTCGGAGGAAACTGACCGGGAGAAAACCGACTCTGAGGAGGACGAGAACTCCTCGAAGGATGAGACGGCGCCAGTAGAAGAGCTGGTGAACCCTGTGCCCCCTGCTGTCCGAGAAGTGCCAGCACACCTTCGAAAACAACAC ATCCCACAGGAGTTTGACATCGACTCTGAGAACTCGGAGGACTGTTACATGTGTCCAGAGTACGCAAAGGACATCTTTGACTACCTGAAACGCAGAGAG GAGAAGTTTGTTCTCACTAACTACATGACCAGGCAGCCCAGCCTCAATGCAGAGATGAGGGCCATCCTGATCGACTGGCTGGTGGAAGTGCAG GAGAACTTTGAGCTGTACCACGAGACGCTGTACTTGGCCGTAACGATGGCCGACCACTTCCTGTCAAAGACGGTGGTCCTCAGAGAGATGCTGCAGCTCGTCGGCTCCACCACCATGCTCCTCGCCTCCAAATTTGAG GAGCGCAGCCCGCCCTGTGTCGATGACTTCCTCTACATCTGCGATGATGCGTACAAGAGGGAGGAGCTCATTGCCATGGAGGCCAACATCCTGCGGACTCTGTCCTTTGACATCAACATCCCCATTCCATATCGGTTCCTCAGACGCTATTCCaag tgtgtgaatGCCGGCATGGACACGCTGACTCTGGCCCGCTACTACTGCGAGATGAGTCTGATGGAGATGGATCTGGTGACGGAGAGGGGCTCCCTGCTGGCCTCAGCTTGCCTGCTGCTGGCGCTGGTCACCAAAGACCTGGGTGGATGG TCTCCCATCCTGCAGTTCCACTCCGGCTACCAGACGTCGGATGTAGCCCCCGTGGTCAGAAAGCTCTACTTCATGCTCCTAGCTCCA
- the LOC114436558 gene encoding uncharacterized protein LOC114436558, which yields MRGVSADWTEPEGESLGPQNMEALEAYAQNMAENIIQPLISQMEEVEPAQYRCNQEQEMFAEELASVVMALALRDVLSVECSGSAGVKMESETGGKHSLDMDTQMDPVKDVHHPPLSQSGLPIAGSLDYPDAPPTTPLLPELERSRHSFARKLKGGLAKVFLPSPPPPTPKETENSSGCTIGDPRVELMEHLMQSLSTDDLEVGCQLRGGVEAFAEVLSCDIMEWVLREENRELMEKDADLHVLAHQLAETIITSSLDEAKRLE from the coding sequence ATGCGGGGAGTAAGTGCAGATTGGACTGAGCCAGAGGGAGAAAGCCTTGGCCCCCAAAACATGGAGGCCCTTGAGGCGTATGCCCAAAATATGGCAGAGAACATTATCCAGCCGCTGATAAGCCAAATGGAAGAGGTGGAACCAGCGCAGTACAGATGTAATCAGGAGCAGGAGATGTTTGCTGAGGAGTTAGCGTCAGTGGTGATGGCGCTCGCTCTGAGGGACGTACTGAGTGTTGAGTGTTCGGGATCAGCTGGGGTAAAGATGGAAAGTGAGACGGGTGGAAAACACTCGttggacatggacacacagatgGATCCAGTTAAAGACGTCCACCACCCACCTCTGTCCCAATCCGGGCTCCCCATTGCTGGATCCCTCGATTACCCGGACGCCCCTCCGACCACGCCGCTCCTCCCcgagctggagaggagcagacaCAGCTTTGCACGGAAGCTGAAAGGAGGCCTGGCAAAGGTTTTCCTGCCCTCACCGCCTCCGCCTACTCCGAAGGAGACAGAGAACAGCTCAGGCTGCACCATCGGCGACCCACGGGTGGAGTTGATGGAGCATCTAATGCAGTCTCTATCCACAGATGATCTGGAAGTTGGGTGTCAGCTCAGAGGTGGCGTGGAGGCCTTTGCAGAGGTTCTGTCATGTGATATCATGGAGTGGGTCCTgagggaggaaaacagagagCTGATGGAGAAGGACGCTGATCTTCATGTCCTGGCGCACCAGCTGGCAGAAACCATCATCACCTCCTCTCTGGACGAAGCCAAAAGGCTCGAGTAG
- the ccnb3 gene encoding G2/mitotic-specific cyclin-B3 isoform X2, translating to MPFTRGKKPTTRAGSKIPKLSATSAENQEEGPQVKRSSSPPHGAPKKRTAFIDITNAHKVQFSIPGKKKEAGKKTEKKTSVTSVSAKSRTNLKKLLSASSEETDREKTDSEEDENSSKDETAPVEELVNPVPPAVREVPAHLRKQHIPQEFDIDSENSEDCYMCPEYAKDIFDYLKRREEKFVLTNYMTRQPSLNAEMRAILIDWLVEVQENFELYHETLYLAVTMADHFLSKTVVLREMLQLVGSTTMLLASKFEERSPPCVDDFLYICDDAYKREELIAMEANILRTLSFDINIPIPYRFLRRYSKCVNAGMDTLTLARYYCEMSLMEMDLVTERGSLLASACLLLALVTKDLGGWSPILQFHSGYQTSDVAPVVRKLYFMLLAPPDDKLKAIRSKYSHKVFFESACLPLVDIDVLEKALASQ from the exons ATGCCGTTTACGAGGGGGAAGAAACCCACCACAAGAGCTGGGAGCAAGATCCCCAAGCTGTCCGCGACCAGCGCGGAGaaccag gaggAAGGCCCGCAGGTGAAGaggtcctcctctcctcctcatggAGCGCCTAAGAAGAGGACGGCTTTCATCGACATCACTAAT GCTCATAAGGTTCAGTTCAGCATCCCGGGCAAGAAGAAGGAAGCGGGGAAGAagactgaaaagaaaacaagtgtCACCTCTGTGTCAGCAAAGAGTCGAACCAACCTGAAGAA GTTGTTGTCTGCGAGCTCGGAGGAAACTGACCGGGAGAAAACCGACTCTGAGGAGGACGAGAACTCCTCGAAGGATGAGACGGCGCCAGTAGAAGAGCTGGTGAACCCTGTGCCCCCTGCTGTCCGAGAAGTGCCAGCACACCTTCGAAAACAACAC ATCCCACAGGAGTTTGACATCGACTCTGAGAACTCGGAGGACTGTTACATGTGTCCAGAGTACGCAAAGGACATCTTTGACTACCTGAAACGCAGAGAG GAGAAGTTTGTTCTCACTAACTACATGACCAGGCAGCCCAGCCTCAATGCAGAGATGAGGGCCATCCTGATCGACTGGCTGGTGGAAGTGCAG GAGAACTTTGAGCTGTACCACGAGACGCTGTACTTGGCCGTAACGATGGCCGACCACTTCCTGTCAAAGACGGTGGTCCTCAGAGAGATGCTGCAGCTCGTCGGCTCCACCACCATGCTCCTCGCCTCCAAATTTGAG GAGCGCAGCCCGCCCTGTGTCGATGACTTCCTCTACATCTGCGATGATGCGTACAAGAGGGAGGAGCTCATTGCCATGGAGGCCAACATCCTGCGGACTCTGTCCTTTGACATCAACATCCCCATTCCATATCGGTTCCTCAGACGCTATTCCaag tgtgtgaatGCCGGCATGGACACGCTGACTCTGGCCCGCTACTACTGCGAGATGAGTCTGATGGAGATGGATCTGGTGACGGAGAGGGGCTCCCTGCTGGCCTCAGCTTGCCTGCTGCTGGCGCTGGTCACCAAAGACCTGGGTGGATGG TCTCCCATCCTGCAGTTCCACTCCGGCTACCAGACGTCGGATGTAGCCCCCGTGGTCAGAAAGCTCTACTTCATGCTCCTAGCTCCA